Proteins encoded by one window of Bacteroidota bacterium:
- a CDS encoding 2-oxoacid:acceptor oxidoreductase subunit alpha codes for MGRTVKTLEDVTIRFAGDSGDGMQLTGTQFTNTAAALGNDLSTLPDYPAEIRAPAGTTYGVSGFQIHFGSTDILTPGDTCDVLVAMNPAALITNVKMLRENGTVIVNEDAFNEKNFKLAGITSNPLEDGSLGHFQVYKVPISKMTSNALADMNLSTKFIDKTKNFFALGLMYWMYNRPLDQSIRYIQEKFKKDPQVIEANTRVLHAGYNYGDTVEIFTTRYEVKPAKLAPGKYRNIMGNVATALGLVAAAKKAGLELFLGSYPITPASDILHELSTMKNFGVKTFQAEDEIAAICSAIGASYAGALGATTTSGPGMALKTEAIGLAIMLELPLVIVNVQRGGPSTGLPTKTEQADLLQAVVGRNGEAPLCVIAASTPADCFSTVYEAARLSVKFMTPVICLTDGYVANGAEPWLIPNVNDLPDIPVTFAKDKETFQPYARDEKTLSRPWAIPGTPGLEHRIGGLEKEHITGNINYDPDNHDFMIKLRGEKIERIADDIPLQTVEGDNEGDLLVLGWGSTYGSIKSAVTEVREAGYSVSHAHLRYINPFPKNLGEILYKFKNVLIPEINNGQLIKLIRSKYLIPAVGFNMVRGLPLRSEEIEQKIYDILGVQNG; via the coding sequence ATGGGACGAACTGTTAAAACCCTCGAAGATGTCACGATTCGCTTCGCGGGTGATTCCGGAGACGGCATGCAACTCACCGGAACGCAATTTACCAACACTGCAGCCGCGCTCGGCAACGATCTGAGCACGCTGCCCGACTATCCGGCGGAGATTCGCGCCCCTGCGGGCACAACCTACGGCGTCAGCGGCTTTCAGATTCACTTCGGCAGCACGGATATTCTCACGCCCGGCGACACCTGTGACGTTCTCGTTGCCATGAATCCGGCCGCGCTGATTACCAATGTGAAGATGCTGCGGGAAAACGGAACGGTTATCGTCAACGAAGACGCGTTCAACGAGAAGAACTTCAAGCTCGCCGGAATTACCAGTAACCCGCTCGAAGACGGTTCGCTCGGACATTTTCAAGTGTACAAAGTTCCCATCAGCAAAATGACGAGCAACGCACTCGCCGATATGAATCTCTCAACAAAGTTCATCGACAAAACGAAGAACTTCTTCGCACTCGGTTTAATGTACTGGATGTACAACCGTCCGCTGGATCAATCAATCCGCTACATCCAGGAGAAATTCAAAAAAGATCCGCAGGTCATTGAAGCCAATACACGCGTGCTTCATGCAGGCTACAATTACGGCGACACCGTCGAGATCTTCACTACACGTTACGAAGTGAAGCCGGCGAAACTGGCTCCCGGCAAATACCGGAACATCATGGGCAATGTTGCCACCGCTCTCGGACTTGTTGCCGCTGCGAAGAAAGCAGGCCTTGAACTCTTCCTCGGCAGCTATCCCATTACGCCGGCAAGCGATATTCTCCATGAGCTTTCGACGATGAAGAATTTCGGCGTCAAGACGTTTCAAGCCGAAGACGAGATTGCCGCCATTTGTTCGGCAATCGGCGCGTCGTATGCGGGAGCGTTGGGCGCGACAACCACCAGCGGTCCGGGTATGGCACTGAAGACCGAGGCAATCGGCCTCGCAATCATGCTGGAACTTCCGCTCGTGATCGTGAACGTTCAACGCGGCGGGCCAAGTACGGGACTTCCGACAAAAACCGAACAGGCCGATCTTCTGCAAGCAGTGGTGGGAAGAAACGGTGAAGCCCCGCTGTGCGTCATTGCCGCTTCAACGCCTGCCGATTGCTTCTCGACTGTGTACGAAGCAGCCCGTCTCTCCGTCAAGTTCATGACTCCGGTTATTTGTCTGACAGACGGCTACGTGGCAAACGGTGCCGAGCCCTGGCTGATTCCGAACGTTAATGACTTGCCTGATATTCCGGTAACCTTTGCGAAAGATAAGGAGACATTTCAGCCCTATGCGCGTGACGAGAAGACTCTTTCACGTCCGTGGGCGATTCCCGGAACGCCCGGACTCGAGCATCGCATCGGCGGATTGGAAAAGGAGCATATTACAGGTAACATCAATTACGATCCGGACAACCACGATTTCATGATCAAACTCCGCGGAGAAAAGATCGAACGCATTGCTGATGATATCCCGCTACAAACGGTGGAGGGCGACAACGAAGGCGATCTGCTCGTGCTCGGTTGGGGCAGCACGTACGGCTCCATCAAATCCGCGGTGACAGAAGTACGCGAAGCGGGATACTCCGTTTCGCATGCTCATCTTCGCTATATCAATCCGTTCCCGAAGAATCTCGGTGAGATTCTTTATAAATTCAAGAACGTGTTGATTCCCGAAATCAACAACGGCCAGCTCATCAAGCTCATCCGATCGAAGTACTTGATTCCCGCCGTCGGATTCAATATGGTCAGAGGGCTGCCGCTACGGTCAGAAGAAATCGAACAGAAAATTTACGATATACTTGGAGTCCAGAATGGCTGA
- a CDS encoding 2-oxoacid:ferredoxin oxidoreductase subunit beta, whose protein sequence is MADTITQDKTTPVKLTIKDFQSDQDVRWCPGCGDYSILAQVQRVFPEFPHAKENFVAVSGIGCSSRFPYYMDVYGIHGIHGRATAIASGVKIANPLLDVWVATGDGDGLSIGGNHMIHMLRRNLNIKVLLFNNQIYGLTKGQYSPTSLLGQVTKSTPVGVIDYPFVPVSLALGASATFVARTMDRDPKHLQEMVRRAEKHQGSAFLEIYQNCNVFNDGAFFQFTEKETRDNTIVYLEHGKPLVFGKQKEMGIRLNGFTPEVVNTTEGKYSVSDLLVHNEQDSTLAFILADMIHNPELPRPMGVFLSQQRPTYEHQVEDQIAKVKAKKGEGDLQKLLDGDETWVIQ, encoded by the coding sequence ATGGCTGATACAATCACTCAAGACAAAACAACGCCCGTCAAACTGACGATCAAGGATTTCCAGTCCGACCAGGATGTGCGGTGGTGCCCGGGTTGCGGCGACTACTCAATTCTCGCCCAGGTACAGAGGGTGTTTCCCGAATTCCCTCACGCAAAAGAGAACTTTGTTGCTGTATCCGGTATCGGATGCTCGAGCCGATTTCCGTATTACATGGATGTGTACGGCATTCACGGCATTCACGGCCGAGCGACGGCAATTGCTTCGGGAGTGAAGATTGCAAACCCGCTGCTTGATGTCTGGGTGGCAACGGGTGACGGCGACGGGCTCAGCATCGGCGGCAACCACATGATTCACATGTTGCGCCGCAATCTGAACATCAAGGTACTTCTTTTCAACAACCAGATTTACGGACTTACAAAAGGACAGTACTCCCCCACGTCGTTGTTGGGACAGGTCACGAAATCCACGCCGGTCGGGGTCATCGATTATCCGTTCGTTCCTGTGTCGCTGGCGTTGGGCGCGAGCGCAACATTCGTTGCGCGCACAATGGATCGCGACCCGAAGCATTTACAGGAGATGGTACGCAGGGCGGAAAAGCATCAGGGTTCCGCATTCCTTGAAATTTATCAGAACTGCAATGTGTTCAACGACGGGGCGTTCTTCCAGTTCACCGAGAAGGAGACTCGCGACAATACCATTGTCTATCTTGAACACGGGAAACCGCTGGTGTTCGGGAAGCAAAAGGAGATGGGAATCCGTCTCAACGGCTTCACGCCCGAAGTCGTGAACACCACCGAAGGGAAATACTCCGTCAGTGATCTTCTCGTTCACAATGAGCAGGATTCGACGCTTGCGTTCATTTTAGCCGACATGATTCACAATCCCGAATTGCCCCGGCCGATGGGCGTGTTTCTATCCCAGCAACGCCCGACATACGAGCATCAGGTTGAGGATCAGATTGCGAAAGTGAAGGCGAAGAAAGGCGAAGGCGATTTGCAGAAGTTGTTGGATGGGGACGAAACGTGGGTGATCCAATAA
- a CDS encoding bifunctional oligoribonuclease/PAP phosphatase NrnA, with protein sequence MNQAIQAVAEVLKKHRTFVLTTHVNPDGDGLGSEVALAEWLAGQGKLVHILNHSATPDFYFFLDPGNRIKQFNEATDARTFAEADVIVVLDTNHTDRVRSMQAHLLSSKAIKVCIDHHLDPEEFADHYLIDDDATSTGELVYRLLVHLNGSSLSPLISQALYCAIMTDTGSFRFPRVDAEIHRIVAHLIECGADPVRIYHEVYEQWTAGRVQLLGDALASLRTEYDGRLAHITITQNDLKHTGTTEVDTDNFTIYPMQVAGVVAGILFLELKDGIKMSFRSKGDIPINELAKEFGGNGHKNAAGARLYGCTLADTKEEVLSAASKYINNGGIPA encoded by the coding sequence ATGAATCAGGCAATTCAGGCAGTCGCTGAAGTACTTAAGAAACACAGAACTTTCGTTCTCACGACACACGTCAATCCCGACGGCGACGGGCTTGGCTCCGAAGTAGCGCTTGCCGAGTGGCTCGCCGGTCAGGGCAAGTTGGTTCACATTCTCAACCACAGCGCTACGCCCGACTTCTATTTCTTTCTCGACCCAGGCAATCGAATCAAGCAATTCAACGAAGCGACTGATGCTCGCACTTTCGCCGAGGCTGATGTCATTGTTGTTTTGGATACGAACCACACGGACAGGGTTCGTTCGATGCAGGCACATCTTCTCAGCAGCAAGGCAATCAAAGTGTGCATCGACCATCATCTTGATCCGGAGGAGTTTGCAGATCACTATCTTATCGATGATGATGCAACTTCAACCGGCGAACTTGTATACCGCTTGCTGGTTCATCTGAATGGAAGCAGCCTCTCCCCTCTTATCTCGCAGGCTCTATACTGCGCAATTATGACGGATACCGGCTCGTTTCGCTTCCCTCGTGTCGATGCGGAGATTCATCGAATCGTTGCACACCTGATAGAATGCGGCGCCGATCCCGTTCGGATCTATCACGAAGTATACGAACAATGGACTGCAGGTCGTGTGCAGTTACTCGGCGACGCTCTCGCCAGTTTGCGAACAGAATATGATGGCCGACTCGCTCACATAACCATCACGCAGAACGATCTGAAACACACCGGCACAACAGAAGTTGACACGGACAACTTCACGATCTACCCCATGCAAGTGGCAGGAGTGGTAGCGGGAATTCTGTTTCTCGAATTGAAGGACGGTATCAAAATGAGTTTCCGGTCGAAAGGCGATATTCCCATCAACGAACTCGCAAAGGAATTCGGCGGCAACGGACATAAGAACGCAGCCGGGGCCAGACTCTATGGCTGCACACTCGCCGACACAAAGGAAGAAGTTCTGAGTGCAGCATCCAAGTACATTAACAACGGGGGAATTCCTGCATGA